Proteins co-encoded in one Leptospira inadai serovar Lyme str. 10 genomic window:
- a CDS encoding helix-turn-helix domain-containing protein: protein MNKILTPEEYYILNRSAFQRDVRTVNSNACVSPYLKVQEDKFLLVGQTDVSVDWSIKYSSTNTFAIKLGPGFIFKYLKIPADAFTNTVVDLKEILSREKFAYVRELTGSYSTADEKVLQILNFLKKVDVEKNAILSEFIAHRIMEKSDLQLEKLALEIGYSSRQIRRLVLSYTGFTPQLLQRITKFEKCRRSLLLQNENPILPLVQKTYENKYSDQSHMIREFKRFSGENPSSYLSKMSELSNTESDVFVKIIPELKGDSNEYNNRGIGDKSRRNNSYS, encoded by the coding sequence ATGAATAAAATTTTGACGCCGGAAGAATACTATATTCTGAATAGATCCGCATTTCAACGCGATGTACGGACCGTGAATTCCAACGCCTGCGTATCGCCTTATTTAAAGGTGCAGGAGGATAAATTTTTACTCGTAGGGCAAACCGACGTTTCGGTCGACTGGAGCATAAAGTATTCTTCAACGAATACGTTCGCAATTAAGCTCGGTCCCGGATTTATATTTAAATACTTAAAAATTCCGGCGGACGCCTTCACCAATACGGTCGTCGATCTTAAGGAAATTTTATCGAGAGAAAAATTTGCATACGTGCGAGAATTAACCGGATCTTATAGTACCGCAGACGAGAAGGTATTACAGATTTTGAATTTTCTTAAGAAAGTAGACGTCGAAAAGAATGCCATTTTATCCGAATTCATCGCTCATAGAATAATGGAGAAGTCCGATCTACAATTGGAAAAATTGGCTTTAGAAATCGGTTATTCTTCAAGGCAAATTCGTCGATTGGTATTATCGTATACAGGGTTTACCCCGCAATTATTGCAGAGGATAACAAAATTCGAAAAATGCAGGAGGTCGCTTCTGTTACAGAATGAAAATCCGATCCTACCGCTAGTTCAAAAAACGTATGAAAATAAATACAGCGATCAATCGCATATGATACGGGAATTCAAACGGTTCTCAGGAGAAAACCCTTCTTCCTACTTATCAAAAATGTCCGAATTGTCCAATACCGAATCCGATGTGTTCGTTAAAATCATCCCAGAACTTAAAGGAGATTCGAATGAATATAATAATCGCGGTATTGGCGATAAAAGTCGTCGTAATAATTCTTATAGCTAA
- a CDS encoding L-2-amino-thiazoline-4-carboxylic acid hydrolase: MNIIIAVLAIKVVVIILIANGLKKVVRRLFIMNFWYELSMNLTYWNTLKNSSIFNREDIRKIKANYQALKRQNKERIVDIQSEYHLSWSSLIHATYNGCIEKGFSAERSIEITEDSLFKNMKPDNIAKYIVNALNKATDPFGYLVRVSKKQESNFFGSTFSFSRTIDDPNSYHLLVHNCFYNNYFRSHQVPELMKIACKWDLISWSKGIVPEKHGITFSRPTTLGLDDSDCQFNFERIPKK; the protein is encoded by the coding sequence ATGAATATAATAATCGCGGTATTGGCGATAAAAGTCGTCGTAATAATTCTTATAGCTAACGGCTTAAAGAAAGTGGTTCGCCGATTGTTCATAATGAACTTTTGGTATGAGCTTTCGATGAATTTGACCTACTGGAACACCTTAAAGAATTCGTCTATTTTCAATCGGGAGGACATAAGAAAAATAAAAGCGAACTATCAAGCCTTGAAACGACAAAACAAAGAGCGGATCGTCGATATTCAGTCGGAATATCATCTTTCCTGGAGCAGTTTAATTCATGCCACATATAACGGATGTATCGAAAAGGGTTTTAGCGCAGAAAGATCAATCGAGATAACGGAAGATTCGCTTTTTAAAAATATGAAGCCCGACAATATTGCAAAATATATAGTAAATGCTCTAAACAAAGCGACCGACCCGTTCGGATATTTGGTAAGAGTGTCCAAGAAACAGGAAAGTAATTTTTTCGGCTCCACGTTTTCCTTTTCAAGAACGATCGATGATCCTAATTCCTATCATTTATTAGTACACAATTGCTTTTACAATAACTACTTTCGATCACATCAGGTTCCGGAACTCATGAAAATAGCGTGCAAATGGGACTTGATTTCTTGGTCAAAAGGGATTGTTCCGGAAAAGCATGGGATTACCTTTTCCAGGCCGACTACGTTAGGTCTCGATGATTCCGATTGCCAATTCAACTTTGAGCGAATTCCTAAAAAGTAA